The Tachysurus fulvidraco isolate hzauxx_2018 chromosome 4, HZAU_PFXX_2.0, whole genome shotgun sequence DNA window aaaaaaaatttcacaggCTTCGCACTTCTATTGACCAATTATATTTGAGAATTCAACCACACTGTAAatcattgtgttgttttattcagTTTGTGCGAGTTTGTGAACATTGTAGCCTCTGAGTCTTTTTTTTGGCTACAGAAGTGAAATCTGTTGTGCATTTCTATTGTTGTAGACCATCCAACTTAAGCTTCTACATGTTGTGGGATGGTTTTCTGATCACCACGGTTGTAATGAGTGATTACTCGAGTTACCATTACCTTCATCTAGCTGGAACTAATCTGActtctctcatcaacaaggcatttcctCTCATCGTTATTTTTCCTCTAAACTAAACCGTTTTGTGTAAAAATCGCAGGAGATCAATCcagataaaataatttaaaaccaTATAACCAAATAAAACCGGTTGCTCAGATCAGATGATTAAACTGACTgctgaaaatagaaaaaattctattttatttcaaggcaatgttgtatatatataagtatatactgtatataaccaaTGTCTATTCCTGGTTCATCCTGGGTACTGATTGAGTGAGTCTGATTCCATATCCACTAAATCAAAGTTATCTTGACAGACCTGATTAgaccttttttacattatatatttataatatttttgcattttgtatatcaatgtttaataataagtttgtaatcattgtaatattttagatatttaatatttaatatttaaatattctgtgtgtgtgtgtgtgtgtgtgtgtgtgtgtgtgtgtgtgtgtgtattgtattgatAATCAATacttaataatttataataattaaccCTTTATGACTGTCTTTTTATTCCATTAGCTGAATAGAAAACTTACCAACTTATTTCAGTCAGAAGAAACGAATGACGTTGGTGTGTTATAGGGTTAGAAAAGACACTGTTGGTTTTCTGTATGTAAACGATTGTGATTGTGTTTATCTACTGGtacaaaaaatactgaaaatctgtaaatatgtgtgtaataaataaataaaacatacaaacatatgaACACATTCAAACAGACAGAAACTGAAATGTCTTTCTCACTGGCTTCATCATGCcagttgtatattttttttactgaacgatacatcatcatttttattcattcatatttaaatataatgttctaaaatatttctaatggcatttattttcctttataactttggttatagcagctataatcaGTCCAGTGTTCAACAGTCTTTCTTTTCCCATTCTTGAAGCTAATCAGACAAAAAAAGCactgacgctggagactccttcgtCTCTGTCAATGTTGTCATTATATCTCTTTATCAAACATTtgattaaacatgtttttaaatcagtttattataAGGATTAGATTAAAGTTAGTGTCCTTCATATAAGTCCCTGTGTAACATCCTGatacaaacctgtgatttgttaAAGAAAATTTATCATGGTATTATTAATGgtaacttctgaccaatcacagtccaGAATTAAACAGCGCTGTGGTAAAAGTAATACATTGATAGCATTGAATGgcagatgataagaggaaggtCTTTCTGAAAGTAGGGACAACAATgttatacataaaaatatattttataattgatACAAAAAAATAGAGCGGTGATATAATAAGGCTCGAAATATCAGTCGTTGCTTCGATAGCTAGTTTCTACACTGCGTACATCAGCCGTGTTGTAATACAGTCTCACGGTTGAGATATTTTCCAGAGTtctaaataacacaaataaattagCAGTTGTAGAATTTTTTAGAACTGACAGAAATCAtgtgggggagggggagggggttgcatgttctccccgtgccacgggggtttcctccgggtactccggtttcctcccccggtccaaagacatgcatggaaggttgattggcagctctggaaaattgtccgtagtgtgtgagtgtgtgagtgaatgagagtgtgtgtgtgccctgtgatgggttggcactccatccagggtgtatcctgcctcgatgcccgatgatgctggagataggcacaggctccccgtgacccgagaagtttggataagcggtagaaaatgagtgagagagagagagaaatcaattGGTTTAAATTCATGTACAGTTTGTGTAACGATGCGTCACCTACACACTCGTGTCTAAAGTATGACGCATCTGCAGCACTTTGTGGTTTCATTATCATCCCAAAAACTGttgatttcttcttcttccacagAACTTTGTACCGTGCTCACTTGTGGTCTTGAAACCCCAGTTTTCTGACCATAGTCCAGTGTTGGTCTTGAATACCCAGATTTTGAGAGAAATTCCTCAAAGGTCATCTCCCTGATAATCATCAAGAGCTCCTTGCTGATACAAAAGGTGGCTCCCTTGTCAAAATCTGTCCGATCACTGTGCTCGGTCACATAGACACTTTCTATGGACTGATCATCCACACACACTATGATACGGTCCATGTTGTTACCATTTTTAAAGCCACCGTAATCTTCCCGGACGTAATCAGGCAGCTCGTCTGCTCCTTCGCTGTTCAGGTTGCCTACCACGTAGTATCTCAGGTTGGCGTCAGGCAGGAGTTTAACACCGTTTTTGTCGTGTCGGTTATTAAATCGGTGAAAGCCGTAAAAAGAATTTTTTGGATTGTAACTGCAACACatcttattgttgttgttaaaaaagATAAACTCGTTCGCAAACCAGTACAGTAGCTTGAGGCCGTGTCTCGGATACGGTCGACCGAATCTCGATTTTTTGAGATCGGTCAGTTCTTTTAGCATCCGTGGGTTGGTCATGGTCAATATGTAGGAAAGTCTATAAATAAAAGGTTAGAATATTCTTGTTAGAAAGCGATCACTATTGAGGGTCACCTGCACAAATGAGATATTGTTTTTGAGTGAATGAAATGATTAGGAATGGTATTCTATTAAACATcacatttacagcttttggcAGACAtttttatccagagtgaattaaatatttcttatttatagaACTGAGCAGTTttggattaagggccttgctcaggggcccagcagtggcagcttggcggtgctgagactcaaactcacaaccttctcatTAAATCATTCTCTTCTTATTAACTGGAGCGAGATGCAGTATTATTAAGTCCAACGCCACTCTGTTAGGAGCTGCTGCGAGAGTTCCCTGCCGACCACCAGTGCTAGCAGGCAATAGGTACGTTTGGACGTGTTTCAAGGTTTCCATGTTTttgttccctttcggaactcgagctgcgttgaaacgctatgggaacgccctctgcgtgaccacgctctgaaccacgtgtgtaatctgaccaataggctttggaacgtgacgtcatcggcgggtgacgtcgcgtaaacaggaagctacaaatggctgcgagatggacaagacgctagcttctgctcgttcaggtaagcgctgttttctgatactgtgtttttctgatcgagtgatggctagcagacagaacttccgaaagtgtgtttttccgtgtccccgttttattaccgggaaggattcgCACGATCGATGcgttgtttgcttgggagtggagcatgcacaatcggctctTGAGGGAGTCGATTGCTCGCATTGCAGCCGCATGGCTATGCGCACGCTTCACTCCCGGAGAGCGCTCTTCTCGAAGATGCGCGAGAAGAGCGCTCTCCCTCGCGGCTCCGGTCCCGCTCTTGCCGAGGCAAAGCGGCGCCGGCGCTCGTGGGGCTCGCAGGCCGATTTAGCAGTGGGATTGGAGGCAGATGAGTCCTCTTCAGCCTCgtctgctgaatcgagctccGGCTCTCGCGGAGAAGCAGGcccgatggctgcttcttctcccggtGCGAGCAGCGCggcattacatgtctctccctccgaggaaggagagctgatggatgctagcgagcccgtgggctcctcacagcctgtgctgtatgaggagctcctcgaggttgTGACACGAGCCGTAGCCAAactggatttagattggccggtggagcagcagaagcagcgcacacccagtaagctggatgagcgtttcctgtgccctgtgtcacttcctcggcgccggagcctgccattttttccccgatctgcacgccgaggtgtccagatcctggaAAACCCCGTACTCTACGCGCACTTCGCCTAGTCACTCCTCGCTTTACGCGAATGTGGTTGGGGCTAAGGCGTGTGGCTACGGGGCAATGCCACGTGTGGAAGAGATgctggctagctatctctcccctaAAGTAGCATCGTCGCTAAAGGCTCCGGTTTTCCCTACTAAGCCGCTACATGCTACGTCAGCCTTAGTAGGGAAGGCTTACACGGCAGCAGGTCAGGCCgcgggctgcctccacaccatgggtgtgttgcaggcataccaggctgacctgctacatgatttggatgagggacttagctccgggaccgctgatattgaggagttgcGTCGCACTGCCGACTTGGCTCTTCGGGCCACGAAGCACACGGCGCGGGCTGTTGGGCGGTCCATGGCGGCCCTGGTGGCCAcagaaaggcatctgtggctcaccttgtccGACCTCCCGGACAAGGATCGAGCTGTGCTACTGGACGCACCGATggctcctcctggactgtttTGCGACGCTGTGATGGCGGTCGTACACAAGTTCCAGGAGTCTAGGAAGCAGTCGGCTGCGtttcagcagtacctccctcGGCGATCTCATGGGGCTGTTCGGCGGCAGCCCCAGCCTGGTCCTTCCCGGCACCGCGAAGCCCAGAGACAGAGCGTGGCCACCCGCTCTCCGCGGGCAGGGCCTAAGGGCTCAAGGCGACGCTCTAGGCCCAGGAAGGAGCAGGGTGACCTGAGGGTCACCCTCGCGTCCGACAAACGGGCAGTGGTGCGTAGATCCTGACGATCTACGGTTGGGGCACGCCTCACGTGACGGTGCCCATCCCTCCCCTGCACCACCGGGGCGCTAGGCCGTTGGctctgccacaggatgtgcttTAGAGCACGGCCCCCCTCCAGCgggcacctccctccacttccgccCAAAGTCTCTGTACGGATGGGGGaggcccgccgcctctcaggagGTCTCAACGGCCGTTCAGGTCATGGAGGCTGGTCTGTCTgccctgccacaagatgtgcttcagggcgcggcttccctccagcggttcgctccccacctttccacccgaaggttcgtggtggagggggagggtcCGCCGCCTCTCGCAAGGCgccatcagctgcagggcttggccccagctgctctgagtgggtcagaggccagccctgaggggctggttcccctgaggaactttctgacagcttgggaggagctgccaggagtctcccgGTGGGTCCTGCGGACCATAGAGGACGGCTACACGATTCAGTTCGCGTCCTCTCCTCCCCGAGGTTGTGACACGACGCCTCCCTCACGGGGTGGGGTGcggtcatgagtggccactccgcccaaggtctgtggagcggcccacgtctctcgtggcacataaattgcctggagatgatggcggtgtttttggggttaaaacacttcctccgGGACCTGAGAGATCGCCATGTATTGGTCCGGACAatactgcggtggtctcctacatcaaccaccaagggggcctccgatctcgccctttgtacaagTTAGCACGAGCggtcctcttgtggtctcgggacagactcctctctttgagggccatttatatcccgggacggttgaatgtcagagcagatgccctgtcgaggcaggggccaaggcctggggaatggcgtctccaccccgaggtggtggagttcatatggcggaggttctacagagcccaggtggatctgtttgcgacccgggaaacctcgcactgtcccctctggttctcactctctcacccagccccgttaggtctggatgccatggtgcagTCATGGCCGAGGCTACGCCTGTACGCCTTTCCTCCGATtgcactgctccctggagttctggagagaaTTCGCCGGGATGGAGTTCGTCTCCTCCTTGTAGCACCTCGATGgccgggcaagccatggtttgcggatctggtgtccctactcgaAGGCCCTCCGTGGGAAATTCCTCCCAGGAGGGATCTCTTCTCACAGGCGGGCGGAACCCTGGTGCACCCccgcccagagctgtggaggctgtggctgtggcccctgagggggcacagttcatagcggCTGGTCTCTCTACGAGGTAGGAGAGACCCTTCTCcgctccagagcttcctccatttacagcccccgaacaggagcgacagaaccgactgtgtccagtgcaagcactggtcacttacctccgcAGGACAAGTCCATGGAGAGAATCGGtgcagctgctcgtctgctacGGCCCTAACAGGAAGGGTTTCCTGGCCGCTGTGCAGACGTTGAGCAGATGGATAGTGGATGCGATTGTCGGCTCCCAAGCCCTCTGGCTTCCCCGCACCGTtcggggtccgagctcactccatccggagtgtggcggcctctacggcctggtccactggagtggcactccaagacatctgtgacgctGTGGGTTGGTCCACCCCGCTGACCTTTGTCGAGTTCTATgtccttgacctcagagccaccccgggctcctctgttctacgtgcaggtgccgaggtcctcactctctaagcagggtctggtcagtgtggcgtgattggacactcgttcccatagtgtttcgacgcagctcgagttccgaaagggaacgtctctaggttacgaccgtaaccatagttccctgaggaacgagacgctgcgtctccgtgccacactccctgcatcccttgcggcgcttaccttctctcacaggagctagcgtcttgtccatctcgcagccatttgtagcttcctgtttacgcgaagtcacccgccgatgacgtcgcgttccaaagcctattggtcagattacacacgtggttcagagcgcggtcacgcagagggcATTctcatagcgtttcgacgcagcgtctcgttcctcagggaactatggttacggtcgtaacctagtgacgttatgttttatgtatctATCATGTTGTATTTGTCCCGTGTTTAGTGTAAGTCTGCTTGTAGTTTACTTGTTAATTAAAGCCGTGTTTCACTCGATCCTGCATTTGGCTCTGATTCTCTGCACGCGGGTCATTGTGATTACCGTAGAAATCCAGGTTCGATCCCGCACGTTAAACACTCTCAGATAGTTAGCTGCTCTGTGTAAATACAGGTTTTGGCTGCTAATACAACCTACAAAAAATCTATGAAGATCCACAAAAATATAACCATATTAAATATAGACAATATGTCAgggttaattaattaatctagatgcccctcttcactctgtgtgtgtgtgtgtgtgtgtgtgtgtgtgtgtgtgtgtgtgtgtgtgtgtgtgtgtgcgcgcgcgggtgtgtgtgggggggtggggggggggtgtgtgtttgtgtgtgtgtgtgtgtgtgtgtgtgtgtgtgtgtgtgtgtgtgtgtgtgtgcgtgtgtgtgtgtgtgtgtgtgtgtgtgcatctttgaaaaaaatatgtatattgaTATAAGAAAgtatattacactgtatattactaCATGGTTTGTACATCTAATctgtatttgaaataaatattaataaatattataaataataatattattaaatatctaATTAGTTATATCtaaacagttttatttcatttttttttaatacaagcctttatttatttctcaattCAGTAATCCTGTCCCAAATCTCGCTTCATGACCTTCACTCTCGTCGCTGATATCGTTTTCTCTCGGCATTTTCTCTGCCTGGGAAACAGCAACTGATTTGTCCTGATACTGTTGGTGTGTCCCAGTAAACTTTTATCCAATCTCCAAAGTTTTACACAACAACACATTGCCTTGAAGCAGACTACAGCTTgtatatgataaaaaaataaataatgttttatagaTTTGTTTAACAATCGTCGCTTTCTTCCACCGGCAGAGCAAAATGACAATACTGATACTGAAATGaaggcaaaaaaatatatttaacaaataatattaGTAAAAACCATTCATTTGTTGTTGGAACATCAAAATTATTCCCTTTATACTTACTGATTTTAAGGAATGGAAGATTGTTTTCTTCAGAACAGCAAAAATCTCGTGATCCGAGGTCCAGTACATATCACTGAGTTCCGTATTTACAGGAAGTGGAGTTAAAGTTCAGGAGAacaaaagtaataaagtaaataataaaatcctgTAGCCGATGATTGGTTTATGTTTCTTATCTGTTACTATGGCTGGAAATACATTTCAAGGTCTTTCCTGTGCTTTAGAACACAACCTGGAGTGTGACACTGTATGAAAATGATTCGTATtgtttgcataaaaaaataatttacatttacagcatttgtcagacTCGCTTATCCATAGCTACatgcaaaagtgcttttaagtctctatcattgaggacactaactctggttcactaggctacagacTTAAtaataccatgagcctaaaatcacaagccttttttttttatgtggaaaaaaaagtgataacTGCAAATCAAACTTTTAGGCATAAACTATTAGGCTTCCttgttattttaattgtaattattatttttattacattgaaTTATTccaggggggcatggtggcttagtgggtagcacattcgcctcacacctccagggtcggggttcgattcccgcctccgccttgtgtgtgtggagtttgcatgttctccccatgcctcgggggtttcctccgggtactccggtttcctccccctgtccaaagacgtacatggtaggttgattggcatttctgtaaaattgtccgtagtgtgtgtgtgagtgaatgagagtgtgtgtgtgtgtgccctgtgatgggttggcactccgtccagggtgtatcctgcctcgatgcccgatgacgcctgagataggcacaggctccccgtgacccgagaagttcggatatgcggtagaaaatgagtgtgagtgagtgaattatTCCAAATATCTTTGGAACAAGCTAATGTTAAAGAAACCATccataaaataacaaaatgaacaaCAACTTACTGTTGTTACAGTTAAATAGGCTGAAGTTGCACTTGTGGATTGTTTTAGAACCTACAGAAGCATCAGAACAGTCGAAAGTATGATATATGGGTAGCatctgcagctgtgtgtgtgtgtgtgtgtgtgtgtgtgtgtgtgtgtgtgtacacttatGCATCAGCTGTACTCATGATGCATGATCTTGTCTTCCTCAAACCTTTGATCAGAGCTCACTTGATGTCTCTCAGGTGCGAACACGCTGCATCTTGTTTACACATCTTGTTGGTCGGAGCTTTTTTCTGTATTGTCTTATAGTGTTTTGTATcatctgtttgcactgtcttttgtcccgcactgtttgcactaggttgcaaaCGATGCACTTTATGTTGCTACAGTAGGACaccttactttaagtcctttactctgtgttgttttatgtagctttatgttgtCATGTAGCATTACGGTCCTGGAGATGTGCCGTTTCAtgtcactatgtactgcatcagctatatatggttgaaatgacaataaaagcttcttgacttgacgcTTGGTAGCTCCAGTACTCTGTTCTTATTAGAAAGCTATCCAAAGGTCAGACACCTGATATCTCTAATGAGGTGATTGTCGAAATCTGATCAATGTGCTCAGTTACAATGCCTTGCAAAAGTAAttatacccactgaacttttccacatcgTGTCACGTTACAAGCACAAACAAAAGTGGATTTAATTGGGATTTTAtttgatagaccaacacaaagtggcacataactGTGAAGTAGAAGGAcaattataaatggtgtccaaaatgttttacaaataaatatctgaaaagtgtggagTTGATTTGTATTACtctgtcaagtcaagtcaagtcaagtcacttttattgtcacatcaccacagcacatgtgccttggtgagtgaaattcttaggagcgaaccccagaaattgcagaacagttgtACAGATATACCAATAAATATATAGGTAATGAGTTGACAAGTGAAAATGtacaatttgctcatacatatagtcagtgcaATATGTATGTACCATATATACAATTAAcaacataatgaaatcaacgggtgaaatgtgcagtatgctcataTATATAGTCGGTACGATGTGTGtacaatactgtatgtacaattaacaaccagataatggaatcagcaaatgaacatgtgcaatatgctcatacgtGTCAGTACACATGGTGTACTATTGGGCCTCCTTtcagtagcactacacattatattcagtatgcatttatttatgtatatgtgtaaatatatgtaaatatattatatataaaatactataaggtgcaaaaaagactgtacaggtacagattgtatttgtaaatatattctatatcaaatactataaggtgcaaaacagattgtacaggtacagaagtgtgCATCGGATGGTATCTAGTGGTAGCAGATGGATTACGGCATTGAATGCAGTGTGAATgtaaagtccagtgtgtctagtgcagtgtgagtgTATGGTCCAGTGGATAGTCCGAAGTTATGGCCAGTGTGTGGCGTACCATATCGTAaaagtatgctgtagggtgtaGTAGTTGTGATTGTTGgttagtctgatagcctgaggggaaaaagctatccctcagtcgactggtgcgggatcggatgcagcggagacgtcttcctgaggggagcagggacagcagtctgtgggacgggtggctagAGTCACTGATGATGATCCTCCGGGCctttcttatacaccgcctggtgtacagtagatgtcctggagggagggaagctcacctctaacaatgtggctggcagttcgcacgacccttttcagagctttacggttgccaacggtgctgttcccaaaccaggcagtgatgcagcccgtcaggatgctctctatagtgcaggtgtagaatgttctgaggatgctggggcccattccaaacttcctcagccgtctcagaAAGAAGAGGCGTTGATGTGCGTTCTTCAGTACTGCGTCAGTGTGTATGGCCAAGGTGAGATCCTCGCTGATGTTGACGCcgagaaacttaaagctgctgaCCCGTTCCACAGGTGTCTtctctgatacccctaactaaaatccaaTGGAACtaactgccttcagaagtcaccgAATTGTAGCATAAATAGAGACTAAATAGAGTCtagatgtgtgtaatgtgatctcagtataaatacagctctTCTgtattatgtgccactttgtgttggtctacaaaataaaatcccaataaaatacactttttttgtttgtggttataAAGTTTAGTAGATATGAAGCACACTGGATACTGAATTTGCTTGAAAATCTTGGCTATTTTGAGTGTTAGCTATTTTGAATTGTGTGTTGAAATAAACTTTCATTCagtttgattggttgattgattaattgattgattgattgattgtttttgaatgtatttattcacTTATACAGTATCAGAGTGTAAGGGTGGATCTCTAGAGCATGTCGGTTTTCcagttctctttctctcactctcactctgacacacacacacacacacacacacacacacacacacacagaaagcacATGTTCCCTTCTCGAGAAAAAGAAACTGATCCTTCCTGAGACTATCTTAAGATTTTGTCCAAATTTTGGTATCACCTTATatgaacatgatgatgatgatgatgatgatgatgatgatgatgatgatgatgatgataaagaacTGGAATcctactcatttttttttcagactccGCCTTCAAGTTCTTTCTCCAGTCTGAAAAAATGTTCTGTAaggctgattggcatttctagtgtgtgtgtgtgtgtgtgtgtgtgtgtgtgtgtgtgtgtgtgtgtgtgtgtgtgtgtgtgtgtgtgtgtgtgtgtgagagagagagagagagagagagagtgtgagtgtgtgtgtgtgtgtgtgtgtgtgtgtgtgtgtgtgtgtgtgtgtgtgtgtgtgtgtgtgtgtgtgtgtgtgtgtgtgtgtgtgagagtgagtgtgagtgtgtgtgagtgtgtgtgtgtctgtttgagtgtgtgtctgtgtgtgagagtgagtgtgtgtgtgtgtgtgtgtgtgtgtgtgtgtgtgtgtgtgtgtgtgtgtgtgtgtgtgtgtgtgtgtgtgtgtgtgtgtgtgagtgtgtgtctgtgtctgtgtgagaatgtgcgtgtgtgtgtctgtgtgagtgtgtgtgtgtgtgtgtgtgtgtgtgtgtgtgtgtgtgtgtgtgtgtgtgtgtgtgtgtgtgtgtgtgtgtgtgtgtgtctgtgtgagaatgtgtgcgtgtgtgtgtgtgtgtgtgtgtgtgtgtgtgtgtgtgtgtgtgtgtgtgtgtgtgtgtgtgtgtgtgtgtgtgtgtgtgtgtgattgacggATGGATGAAcgaagagatggatggatgtcgTCTACAAAATTAACTGGATTCATTTCTCTTAAAATGCTACTCAAAAATTCTAACACATTTTGAAGgatactatttttatttttaaagctacaTCATTTTCAGCTTCAGTTAATAGCCATTTAACTGCCCGAACATTTCTGCTACATAATccatgataaataaaatgaacaacaatgttcaaaatgccaaaaaatggttttatttcaaattgttATTGCATTCAATTTATTGCAACAATTATCCATTTATcacacacaattaaacaaaatattgatatattttttaaatgtttttttttatttcttttctagtGCTATTCTGTGAAACAAATAACTTTTCTT harbors:
- the LOC113637428 gene encoding uncharacterized protein LOC113637428 isoform X2, whose protein sequence is MTNPRMLKELTDLKKSRFGRPYPRHGLKLLYWFANEFIFFNNNNKMCCSYNPKNSFYGFHRFNNRHDKNGVKLLPDANLRYYVVGNLNSEGADELPDYVREDYGGFKNGNNMDRIIVCVDDQSIESVYVTEHSDRTDFDKGATFCISKELLMIIREMTFEEFLSKSGYSRPTLDYGQKTGVSRPQVSTVQSSVEEEEINSFWDDNETTKCCRCVIL